The window ctattttcgattttcttaAGATGATTTGGATAGCTTTGAATTTTTTGAGAATACCTTTATTGATATAAATTTGTGGTGTGTCTTCTCAGACCACCTTTGCTCATGGAAAATGAGGATCTCATGTGTCTAAattgctcctttttttttttagcacaaACGGTAGTTGGCTCTCTTATTAGCACAGTAGCTACACAATACAATTCTGCTgtcttctttctctctttcattACAGTTTGAGTTTTCAACCTTTTGGAATTAAGTTTCAGTGATTTGCATTTTGATCTGCCTGAATTAATGCAGCATACTGGTTAATTGTTGTTGTACACGTCTTTATTTGCCTACACGAAGCATTAGTATCCTCTCATGTGATGTGCCCCTAGTTATTCTATGATGACGTTTAGGTCTTGGAGCTGTTTGGAACACTGCAAAGGTAGAACCAGGTTCCACTGTTGCCATTTTTGGCCTTGGCACTGTAGGGCTTGCTGTAAGTATCTGATAAGTGCTAACTTTATAATGCTGAAATTTGTGTGATTTCCTTGAATAACTCAAGTATTAATCTATAGGTTGCAGAGGGTGCAAAGGCAGCGGGTGCTTCCCGAATCATTGGCTTGGATATAGATAGCACAAAGTTTGATAGAGGTACAGTACAATATTACCCATGTTTCTGGAATTTCTAATAGCGGCTAACACCCTGCTGAGTATTTAAGAATTTGTtttgtttccatttttctttctatTGCTAAAGAATAATATTGCCCTTATGAATGTTTGAGATTGATACATGTTGGATTCAATGAGAATCCCGGGCTTTTGGGGTTCTTTTTTACAGTGCTGGTTTGAGGTTGAATGGTTGATGTTCTACAAGgagaaagggaaagggaaaagaaaaagctcTTGCTGCATTTATTTCTTGAAATTACCAACTCTTGGATTGTTGTTATGTAGGGTTTAAATTATCTACCTTTTTGAACTGCCTAAACTATAATTCTTGAATGTTGTTTTCATTGATCGAGTCCAGAAGTAGTGATGTTTGTCATCATAAGTTAAaagttttttctatttttaatgGGCTTTCATTATCAGAGTAGAAGGCACTGTACGGATGACTTTTTGAACTGTTTAATGTAAAATTCTTGAATATTCCTGCTGCTTAATAGCTCAAAAATTAATCATATTTATCACCATAAGTTGGAgagattttcttttaattggtAATCATTATGTGATAAACAACTGTCACTTGAACCTGTAACAATTGCAGTGCTGGCATTGGTTTTTCATTGGCACTCTGGAAAAGTTTAATCAGTTTTTGTTTGATGGACAAGTATCCAAGAGTTgctttcatccattttttttggcaaaaatgtATGCAGCGAAGAACTTTGGAGTGACAGAATTTATTAATCCAAAAGACCATGAGAAACCCATACAGCAGGTCATTGTGGATGTTACAGATGGGGGCGTTGATTATAGTTTTGAATGCATTGGAAATGTTTCTGTCATGAGAGCTGCCTTGGAATGCTGTCACAAGGTAAATTGTCGTCGATTTGGTTTGCTGATCTATATTACAATCTTGTGGTCATGCACAAGACATCCTACATTCTTTGTACACATTTCAGGTAGAGATGTCAAAATGGATgactcggacagatttggacGGGTCATaattgggtaatgggtataattgGATCAAcctatttatacccatttaataaatgggtgtGGTTATACCCAGTTATCCATTTATGAGTCCCTTAAAATTCtacttattatttttaaaattttttcacatGTTGTTTGATAAGAAATAACggtattttattgttattagatcagtaagaaatttaaatttatttacttaACTCTCACTAAAAATTGagtttaaatatataattatttttaaattgatATAAATGGGTGAGTCAATTCAATCCACTATTCACCAATTAAATGGGCACCCATTTAGATCCATTCAAAATTAAGGGGCGAGTCTGGGTAGGTTATATTGATGGGCGGATTGTGATGGACGCCTCTAATTTCAGGGCTGGGGTACATCAATTATTGTCGGAGTTGCAGCATCTGGTCAAGAGATATCCACTCGTCCGTTTCAGCTTGTGACTGGTCGTGTATGGAAGGGAACAGCATTCGGTGGGTTCAAAAGTCGTTCCCAAGTACCTTGGCTTGTAGACAAGTATATGAAGAAGGTTGGCTCTCCAGAATCTGCATAGCACGTTGCCAGAGCATTTTATCGTGCCTTTTTTGTCCTGCTTACTTGTTTCTTCATGTCGCAGGAAATCAAAGTAGACGAGTACATCACCCACAATTTGACGCTTGAGGAGATAAACAAAGCTTTTGATCTGATGCATGACGGTGGTTGCTTGCGCGTTGTGCTTAGTGTGTTCGAGTGAATGAAAcaactttggttgttttgggtTGTCATTTTAATAACATTTGAAGCTCTGAACTTTGTCACCTCCACTCTCTTTGCGAAGTTCCAAAAGGGAAGGGGGTGGAACTCTTCTGATGATCTTATCCTCTAAATTCGTTTTGTTACCAAAGGCCCCTTTTTGTCAATGTTAAGACATTTTGGCTTTGGCGATGAATGTTAATGATCAGGCGAGTTATTATCTGGTTGAACCCACCCACAACAACGTTGGGTGAGTTCATAGTTGACATAAGTTAATTGTCGGTCAGTCTTATTGTCAATGCACAGATTATAACTCCATACGTACAAGAACGACGCTCGCTCACTACTTTTGTATATGAACATTAAGCATATTAAAAATTCACCAGCGCAAGACAACCAGAGAGTGGAATGGTCTTGTATTCACGATAagtagttgtttttttttttttttttttttgggcctgTCGAGGAACAAACATTTGAGGAACAActtcgaccaaaaaaaaaaaagggaaaaaaatttgagGAGGATAGGGGGAGGAGTTTAAACCGTAAAGCTCTGAAGCTGTTGCTTCGTTCTGGGAGGAGGTGAGGTGAGGTGAGGTAAACAATTCAAACAGGCACTGGATTCCCACCGGGCTTTTCCATCTTCCTTCCAATTTCGAGGGATGTGTTGTAGTCATCGTCTTCATAAGCGTACCCACCGTGGCTGGTAAGATCCATTCCTGCCATCTCGTCCTCCGCAGATATCCTCAGAAGTCCAAGTTTGCCCAGTATCCAGAACAGCGTTCCCATGGTAACACCCACCCAAACAGTGATCACTGCAATCTGCACAAGATGAGCTGCCATTAACCTTCCACCACCGCCCATCAGCAGTCCGTATGGCCTCCCTGTCCCTGGTTGGCCCGGGTACACCTCATTCACATACTCCTTCCTTGCAAACAGTGCCGTGAACAGAATGCCCCACGCACCACAGCCAGCATGCAGTTGCGCGGCCTCCAGGGGATCATCATACCCTACTCTCTCAGCTAATTTGTTAAACCCAATGAGCACCCAAGCAGCAACAAACCCACAAAGGACTGCTGCCCACGGATCAACAACCGAACAACCCCCGGT is drawn from Coffea arabica cultivar ET-39 chromosome 1c, Coffea Arabica ET-39 HiFi, whole genome shotgun sequence and contains these coding sequences:
- the LOC140037514 gene encoding alcohol dehydrogenase class-3-like encodes the protein MATQGQVITCKAAVAWEPNKPLVIEDVQVAPPQAGEVRVKILYTALCHTDAYTWSGKDPEGLFPCILGHEAAGIVESVGEGVTEVKPGDHVIPCYQAECRECKFCKSGKTNLCGKVRAATGVGVMMNDRKSRFSINGKPIYHFMGTSTFSQYTVVHDVSVAKIDPNAPLEKVCLLGCGVPTGLGAVWNTAKVEPGSTVAIFGLGTVGLAVAEGAKAAGASRIIGLDIDSTKFDRAKNFGVTEFINPKDHEKPIQQVIVDVTDGGVDYSFECIGNVSVMRAALECCHKGWGTSIIVGVAASGQEISTRPFQLVTGRVWKGTAFGGFKSRSQVPWLVDKYMKKEIKVDEYITHNLTLEEINKAFDLMHDGGCLRVVLSVFE